GGTTGAGGAGGCCCCATAATACGGCTGGGGGCACAGTTGCGACATCTGCACCAAAAATCGCCGAGTCCCTGACATGAAGTGGGGTACGGATGGAGGCCGCAAGTATTTGCGTTTTAAAATCGTAATTATCAATAATGACGCGCAAGTGATGAATCAGTTCCATGCCATCCGTATGGATATCGTCAATCCGCCCGATAAAAGGTGAAATATAGGTTGCGCCTGCCTTGGCAGCTAATAGTCCCTGATTAGCCGAGAAACATAAAGTGACATTTGTCTTAATGCCCTCCGCTGTAAGTGCGCGGCAGGCTTTTAAGCCATCTCCGGTAAGTGGTAGCTTCACCACAACATTGCTGGCGATTTTGGCGAGGATTTTGCCTTGCTCGATCATGCCTTGCTGGTCAATTGCGATGACTTCAGCGCTAACATCACCCTCTGTTACCTTACAGATATCGGCGATAATTTCTTTGAAATCTCGTCCGGCTTTTTTAATCAGTGAGGGATTGGTTGTGACACCATCAATCAGGCCAGCGGTATTTAATTCGTTAATTTCTCCGATATCAGCGGTATCAACAAAAAATTTCATTTTTATCTCCTCTTTTCGCCTAAATGCTCTCAGCCTTTGGACATTACCTAAGTTTAGTTACTTTTGCCGCATATTTCACTGTTTTCCTTTGAAAACATAAAATTCATCTTTAGGACTTGTCAGGCTGGGGTTTAAGACACACAATTATAAAATGTTTAGATTAGTGTTGTATTTGTTTGAGAGAGAACGAAGTAGGTGCTCAATTTTGCCGTTCAAGAGTTTGGCACTATCCCTTGCTATACTGTTTATTTTACAAGGTTGTTCTCAAGAAAATAAACAAGAGGCATCACTTCAAATATCACATGAAGACTTTCTTGTTCTGGACGCGCATCTTGATACACCTATCATTTTAGACCGCCCGGGTTTTGACATTTCCTCTCGTCACGACCCGATGCATGATTATGCTCAGATAGATTTGCCGCGCATGCGTGAGGGGGGGCTGGATGGAGGCTTTTGGGTGATTTATACCCCTCAGGGCGATTTGACACCGCAAGGCTATGAAGATGCACTTGCCCATGCCTGGCACCGCAACAGCGTGATAGATAAAATGCTGATTGACCATGCCGATAATTTTATGCCTGCGACGACAGCAGATGACGCCGCCGCCATTGTCGCGCAGGGTAAGCATGTTGTTTATAAGAGTATTGAAAATGCTTATCCGCTTGGCTTGGATGTGATGCGATTAGATGCGTTTTATGAAGCAGGTGTCCGCATGGTCGGGCTGGTACATATGACGAATAATCAGTTTGCGGACAGTTCCACCGATCCGGATGGACTGAAATGGAACGGCCTGTCCCCATTGGGGAAAGACCTCATCCGCCGTGCCAATGCGCTGGGTATGATTATTGATATGTCTCACGCGCATGATTTGGCGCTGGCTCAGGCTATTGACTTGTCGACAACGCCGATCATTCTCTCCCATTCAGGGGCAGGGCATTTATATGAGCACCCGCGCAATGTTGGTGATGCCTTATTGTTAGACCTTGCTGCGTCAGGGGGGGTTATGCATATCAATTCGCTTTCAGCTTATCTTAAAGATTTAGAAACAGATCCTGCAAGGCGTCCTGCTTTATCGGCGCTTTTTAAGCAATTGCAAGAAAATCCCCTTAAGACCGAAGCCGAGGCAGAGGCATTTCTGGAGGCTCGGCGCGCTATTGACAAAAAATACCCACCTGATTTTGCCACCTTTGATGACGTGATGAGGCATATTTACCATGCGCATGCGCTTATGGGTGCTGCGCATATCGGAATCGGTCTTGACTGGGATGGCGGCGGCGGCGTTGACGGTTTGCAAGATATTACAGGTTTGCCCAAA
This sequence is a window from Candidatus Micropelagos thuwalensis. Protein-coding genes within it:
- the fsa gene encoding fructose-6-phosphate aldolase, translated to MKFFVDTADIGEINELNTAGLIDGVTTNPSLIKKAGRDFKEIIADICKVTEGDVSAEVIAIDQQGMIEQGKILAKIASNVVVKLPLTGDGLKACRALTAEGIKTNVTLCFSANQGLLAAKAGATYISPFIGRIDDIHTDGMELIHHLRVIIDNYDFKTQILAASIRTPLHVRDSAIFGADVATVPPAVLWGLLNHPLTTKGLDQFVEDAKAADIKI
- a CDS encoding dipeptidase, yielding MPFKSLALSLAILFILQGCSQENKQEASLQISHEDFLVLDAHLDTPIILDRPGFDISSRHDPMHDYAQIDLPRMREGGLDGGFWVIYTPQGDLTPQGYEDALAHAWHRNSVIDKMLIDHADNFMPATTADDAAAIVAQGKHVVYKSIENAYPLGLDVMRLDAFYEAGVRMVGLVHMTNNQFADSSTDPDGLKWNGLSPLGKDLIRRANALGMIIDMSHAHDLALAQAIDLSTTPIILSHSGAGHLYEHPRNVGDALLLDLAASGGVMHINSLSAYLKDLETDPARRPALSALFKQLQENPLKTEAEAEAFLEARRAIDKKYPPDFATFDDVMRHIYHAHALMGAAHIGIGLDWDGGGGVDGLQDITGLPKITQAMREAGLSDEDIAALWSGNLLRVLRLVEASRALSHEMP